Proteins found in one Psychrilyobacter piezotolerans genomic segment:
- a CDS encoding tyrosine-type recombinase/integrase → MELVKKDTSLSIPKKRRRNRENSGTIFSIYKSEKTLKDYMFHLNDFLKYIYEYDGDLNPDETMNMMNNIEKEDIEDYLKHLLHERKLKKSSINKIISSLKSLYKELEKNGYNNPFKYIPLFKTTKHNLDNVLKLSYEELKEIILNFSVMDDKSFRDLVILYTLFYTGLRSSELINLKYDDIIERQGSIVLRLKETKSGKEQYKPLHDECYKKIMEFKNYIMKLYKIGLDEILDHYIFSRTFSPNQKMSYNNLYRIIKNKGLIIGKEISPHNIRHTVATELSLRGADILEIRDFLGHADTKVTEVYINAKNILEKRAITKLPKLI, encoded by the coding sequence ATGGAGTTAGTTAAAAAAGATACCAGTTTATCGATTCCAAAAAAACGAAGGAGAAACCGAGAGAATAGCGGGACAATATTTTCTATCTATAAATCTGAAAAAACTTTGAAGGATTATATGTTTCACTTGAATGATTTTCTAAAATATATATATGAATATGACGGGGATTTGAACCCTGATGAAACTATGAATATGATGAATAACATTGAAAAGGAAGATATAGAGGACTATCTGAAACATCTCCTCCACGAGAGGAAATTAAAAAAAAGTTCTATCAATAAGATCATATCTTCCCTGAAGAGTTTATATAAGGAATTGGAAAAGAATGGTTATAACAATCCATTCAAATATATTCCGTTGTTTAAGACAACTAAGCATAATTTGGATAATGTTCTTAAACTTTCCTATGAGGAGTTAAAGGAAATCATATTAAATTTTTCCGTTATGGACGATAAAAGTTTTAGAGATTTAGTTATCCTATATACTTTATTTTATACCGGACTGAGAAGTTCCGAGCTGATAAATTTAAAATATGATGATATCATTGAAAGACAGGGCAGTATTGTTTTGAGGCTGAAAGAGACAAAAAGCGGGAAGGAACAGTATAAACCCCTCCACGATGAGTGTTATAAAAAAATAATGGAATTTAAAAATTACATTATGAAACTGTATAAGATCGGTTTAGATGAGATTTTAGACCACTATATATTTTCAAGAACTTTCAGTCCCAACCAAAAAATGTCCTATAATAATTTGTATAGAATCATAAAAAATAAAGGACTTATCATAGGCAAAGAGATTTCTCCTCATAATATCAGACATACTGTTGCTACAGAACTTTCTTTACGTGGTGCAGATATTTTGGAAATACGTGACTTTTTAGGTCATGCTGACACCAAGGTTACCGAAGTATATATCAACGCAAAGAACATATTAGAAAAAAGAGCTATCACCAAATTACCCAAGTTAATTTGA